One Intestinimonas butyriciproducens genomic window, GCGAAAGGAAATGATAGAGATCCATGGATGAGATCGTACGCATGATTGCAGCCGATGGTACGGTGAGGGCCGTGGCCATAACCGGAAAAGATATGGCAGAGCGGGCACGGCAGATCCACAAGACGTTGCCTGTGGCGACCGCCGCCTTGGGACGCACCTTGATGGGATGCGCCATGATGGGCTCGGATCTGAAGACGGAGGACGGCTCAGTCACCCTGCGCATTCAGGGCGGAGGCCCCCTGGGCAGTATTACGGCTGTGGCGGACAGCCATGGGAATGCCAGGGGCTACCTCCAGAACGGGCAGGTGGATCTGCCCCGGAAGGCGCCTGCGAAGCTTGATGTGGGCTCTGCCGTGGGAACAGACGGGTATCTCACGGTCATCAAGGACATTGGGCTCAAAGAACCCTATGTGGGCAGCGTGGAGCTGGTAAGTGGGGAGATCGCGGAGGATCTCACGTCTTATTTTGCGGTCAGTGAGCAGATCCCCACCGCCTGTGGTCTGGGCGTCCTGGTCAATACTGATCAATCCGTC contains:
- the hslO gene encoding Hsp33 family molecular chaperone HslO translates to MDEIVRMIAADGTVRAVAITGKDMAERARQIHKTLPVATAALGRTLMGCAMMGSDLKTEDGSVTLRIQGGGPLGSITAVADSHGNARGYLQNGQVDLPRKAPAKLDVGSAVGTDGYLTVIKDIGLKEPYVGSVELVSGEIAEDLTSYFAVSEQIPTACGLGVLVNTDQSVLCAGGYIVQLLPGADDAVAGRLEGAVGRLGPVTDVLNRGADAQTLLEQLLEGMGAELLERVPVSYRCYCSRERVSRALISLGRNELEHMIEEQGETDLTCQFCDVVYHFSKEELKTILQEATKA